TGCCATAGGCACAAAAAGGCTCGCCGTCTGTCAGAAGGAAATAGCGGAATAGAGTGTGCACTTGTCTGCTTTATGGCCAATTATAAGCAATAACATCAGAAATCATTGTTGCTAAGTCAATGAAAAAAAACTGGTGCTTTATTACGATGTAATGCATGAGTCAGTAAATAACATATCGGAAGCGTCTTTTCGTAAGACGCTTGATTTTAATACTGCTCAAAATAAGCACAGCAAAATCAAAAATTTATATTTTTTCAGGGAAGTAAAATGAAAAAATTGTTTAGTATTGTCCTTGCCGGGCTGGTTCTTACTGGTTGCGATAGTGATAGTGACAAAGATTCTGAGGCTCGCCCTCATAACCCTAGCGTATCTGAAATAAGAAATTTACTGGCTTCTGCCAACACGGCCTATCCAACTGAATTCGGATTTGAGTGCGATGGCGATGGAGAAAACATACGCGGCTGCTACATCATTCCTTCTTGCCGCCGGTCTTCTGATTACTTTTCAACCCGAACTGTTTATGGCTTTGGAAGCGATAAAATCACAGCTTATATGATTAGTTATGATTCAAGTAACTGCTCTGGTTCTCCAACCATGAGCTATTCAAGTGCCGGAATTTGGGAATACACAGCAGACTACGACGAAAATTTAGCTCAGGGTGAACTCAGTGTAGAGCTGGTGTATTACGGAGATGGTTATTTGTTTGACCCAAATAAACCTCAGAAAGGGATTACCTACAAAGCAAATTATAATACCGACAATAACGCTAAACTGTGCTTAAGTGATTTGCTCATTGATCCTACACGGCCACTTAAGTTTATGAGCACAAAAGCTGACCCAATTGACTACAGTAATTGCGCCGTTGCTTTTTAGAGGTAATTTAACGTGATAAGCCTGAGAATCAGGCTTATCACTTCTTTGGGATTCTACATTTATACTTTATCTGTCGTGCTTCGTGCTTCACTAAAAACCACTCTTCAGATTCTAGGTGGGAGCCAATATAAAAATAGTTATCTATATTTATGAGCATCAACAAATTAAGTCCGCAAGTGCTAAAAAGGCTTCCGGTCAAAATACCCATAGATACTCTATTGTAGGGATATTTGAATTATCCGGTAGTGGCACAGTTCTGTGATTCTAGCCCTGTCTGCTAAAATACGACATTCGGCAACTTTGAAAAATGCGGTTTAAAAATGTGCCTTACGCAAGTCCTCTGTACAACATGTGGCAGTAACCAAGTTCGGCCTTTCGGATACAGCACTCATGATGTTCCACGATACTATTGCTGTAATGACAAATGTGAAATCAAAACCTTCATGCTTGAATATCGCTACAAGGCCTGTGAGCCTGGCGTTAAAGAAAAAATCATCGATATGGCAATAAATGGCAGCGGAATCAGGGATACAAGTAAAGTACTCGGAATAAGCAAGACAACAGTAATAAAGACTCTAAAAAAAAAGAAAGCGGTCTGGTAAAGGTCAACCCAAATATTCAAACTATTGATCTCAAGTCAGATGCAATTATTCATGTAGGGCTTGTCTGCCAAGAGGCTGAGCTAGATGAGCAGTGGTCGTATGTTCATGATAAATCGAACCAACGCTGGCTTTGGTATGCTGTTGATCACGCTACAAATACCGTGCTTGCTTATGTTTTCGGAAAACGGAAAGATGAAGTTTTTAAAGAACTCAAAACACTTCTGAAGCCATTTGGTATTAATAAATTTTACACCGATGATTGGGGAGCCTATGAGCGACACCTTGATGAAAACATGCATATTATTGGTAAAGCAAACACTCAGAAGATAGAGCGTAAAAACCTTAATTTTCGGACTTGGATTAAACGGTTGGCCAGAAAGACAATTTGTTTTTCAAAGCTCGAAAAGATGCACGATATTGTTATTGGATTATTGATTAATAAAGTTGAGTTTGGGGTCAATATTCACGCGATATAACAGTTCTGGCCCACTACCGAATTATCCTATAGAGCCTTCCAGAGTAACCCGTTTCTTCAATGCCCTACTCTTCCTCTTTGCTTTCTTCCCTAAGCCATATCAGACGCTCCCGCTGCAACTGTTCCTGCAACTCTTTTTCGCTGGGGAGGTAGGTTAGATATTTCGAGGCAAACAGCTGCTTACTGTCAGTCAGAATTGAATACTTTGCCACCGCTTCGCTTTTTTCGCTGCACAGGATTAAACCGACAGTGGGGTTATCATCACGATCCTTACGATGCTGATCATAGATGCGGACATAGGTATCCATTTGCCCTACGTCTTGATGGCAGAGCTTGCCAATTTTCAGGTCGATCAGCATAAAACATTTGAGCTTGAAGTGGTAAAACACCAGATCAATATAAAAGTCCTGATCTTCTGTACTGATTCGTTGCTGGCGCTCGACAAAGGCAAATCCTTTACCCAGTTCCAGCAGAAAAGTTTGAAGGTTATCGATTAGCGCCTGCTCCAGTTTGCTTTCCAGAATCGGGCCACAGGGCAGATTCAGAAAGTCGAGCACATAAGGATCGCGCAAGTAATCCTGAGGGGGAGTAGCCAGAGCTGAGGTTTTTTCCAGAGCTTCATCCTGAACCGGTCTGATATCCTGCTGATTGTTTTGTGTTGCCAGAAGGCGCTCGTAATAGAGTTTACCCACTTGCCGATCCAGGGCTCTTGCACTCCAGTTTTGTTCAATGGCCTCTTGCATATACCACTCTCGTGCCTGAGCATTATCAATGCGGATCAGGCGGCGATAGTGAGTCCAGCTTAATTCGGTACGCAGTGCGTTCCGTTTTGGGAAAGTCAGGTAAAATGCGCGCATATTACGCAGGTTGCGAACATCAAAGCCCCTACCAAACTCTGAAGTTAGCTGACGGGACAGGCTTTCCATTTGTTTTTTGCCATAGGAAGCCCGTTCAGCTCCGTTTTGTTCCTCCTCAACAATCAGCCGTCCCACGTTCCAGTAAGCCTGCACCATTGTGTGATTGATAGTCTTTTGCAGCTGAGCCCGTGACTGATTCAAAACGTCACGGATGGCCTGTAATAGTTCTGAACGTTCACAATGCTGAGTAGGCGGTTGATTGGTCATGGGGCACCTTTCGTGAATTACAGCTCTTTGAGGAAAGGTATCTTAGCCGGAAGGCATCTGTCGTTCAGGTGGAGTTGGCTGATAATTTTCAATCAGAAGCCGTTTCGAGTGGAAAGTGAAGAGAGGCGAATACCTCTCTTCATAAACAGAGTAAATGTCAGGCGATGTAACTGGAGATACCATTAATCAGCATCTGCACAGACAGCATGATCAGGATCATACCCATCAGACGCTCAATGGCGAATACGCCACGATTACCCAGCAGCTTCATAATACGGTTTGAGCAGACGAGAATGGCTGCACTCACCAGCCATGCCGCAAACACGGCAGTGATCAGGGCAACTTCTTCACCGGGATTCTGATTACCCAAAAGGATCAGTGTGGCAAGAATGGATGGCCCGGCAATGAGTGGTGTTGCCATAGGCACAATGAAAGGCTCGCCATCTGGCGTATCACCCATAATGCCGCCGCCACGGGCAGGAGGAAAAATCATCTTTAACGCGATCAGGAAAAGTATAATGCCGCCCGCAATACTCACAGCTTCCTGTTCAAGGCTTAATAGTGACAGCATGTTATCGCCTATGAAAAGGAAGATAATCAGTATCACTAAAGCGATCAGAAGCTCTCGAACCAAAACCTTTGTTCGTCGTTCTTCAGGAACGTGCTTTAGCGCTGAGATGAAAATAGGCATATTGCCCAGCGGATCCATGATCAGGAACAGCAGAACCGCAGTAGAGAAAATATCCATTTAGAACAACCAATGACAAGTTACGAATTTTGGTCAGGCTTATATCACTGGCGTTTTGAAAATCCAAGATAGGGGATATTCAGGAAGGCGTAGCGTCAGGAAGTTAGATGACCAGGTTCTGTCGGCTCACTAACAAGGCAAGCCTTGCTTTTTTTGTCTTTGACCGAGCCCTGATCGAATTCGGAAGTATTGCTGGCTTGTTGCACACGGGGCTTGTCAGCCTGCTGTCCGGCATTGGCTGCCTCAGACGTTTCTGGTTTCTGCTCGGCGACGATCAGCGAATTTTGGTGTATTTCGCTGCCAGATGCTGACGTTGACGTGATTGACTGGCTCATGCCCTCTCTCCAAAATCTTCCTTGATGTGGAAAGAATAGGGAGCCATTCTCAGAGCGTCTGTAAGACTATGGGCTAATCCAAATCTGATGGAATATAAGGCTATTTTTAATTCTTTTTTTAGATAATGTATTCATCCTTCAGTTTCACGTAATTGGCAGCACTGTAGGAAAAGAAACTGACTTCCTGGTCGGTCAGGGGGCGCACCATTTTGGCCGGATTGCCTTTATAGAGAAAGCCTTTTTGCAAACGCTTGCCCGGAGGCACCAGACACCCGGCTGCGACAATCACCTCTTCTTCAACGACAGCGCCGTCCATCACAATCGCTCCAATGCCAATAAGCACCCGGTCATGAATGGTGCATCCGTGTAGAGTGGCACTGTGACCCACTGTCACATCACTGCCAATGCTCAGGGCGTGACCTTTGGGGTTGTAATCGCTGGCATGGGTAATGTGCAGAATGGAACCATCCTGAATGCTGGTGCGTTCACCAATGCGAATGCTGTTCATATCGCCCCGAACCACCGTCATTGGCCAGATAGAACTGTCTTTGCCAATCACTACATCGCCAATGACCACTGCTGTTGGATCAATAAACACTTTTTTTCCGATAACCGGAGTTTTCCCTCTGAAGGTTCTTATGGCGGTGTTCATGGTGCTCTCGCATTAGAATTTGGTTTTTAAATTATTCTATCAGGCTCTCTGTTATTTGTTTGTCCAAAGACGTATAAACAGCTTTGCGAGAGTTGAAAATGCTGCACAGCATGCTTGAAATAGCCATCTGCTGTACCCATTGTGATTAATAAGAACAGACCTGAGAACATTACACATGAACAACCCGCTGCTTCAGCCTTCCGAACTGCCTCCATTTTCCAAGATCAACCCTGAGCATGTTCAGCCAGCGGTTGAAACCATCATTAAAGAGAGTGAGCAGGCTATTGAGTCGTTGTTGTCGAAAACAGCCCACTTCAGCTGGCAGTCCTTGCAGGAACCTATGGATGATCTGGGTGATCGCCTCAGTCAGGCGTGGTCACCGGTCGGGCATATGAATGCCGTGGTGAACAGCGATGAGCTGCGTGATGCTTACAACGCCTGTTTGCCGATTCTTTCCGAGTTTTCAACACGTCTGGGACAAAATCAGGGATTGTATGAAGCTTACCGGGATATTGCCGGTTCTGAGGAGTTTGCTCAGCTCGATAAAGCCCAGCAAAAAGTCATCAATGATAACCTGAGAGATTTTAAACTGGCCGGTGTTGCCCTGCCGGAAGACAAAAAAGCCCGTTACGGTGAAATCAAAAAAACACTGTCCGAGCTGACCAGCAAATTCTCCGACAATGTTCTCGATGCCACCATGGCCTGGTCAAAACTGGTTACCGACGAAAACGAATTGAAAGGTCTGCCGGAATCGGCACTGGCCGGTGCTCGTCAGCTGGCAGAAGCAAAAGGCCATGATCAGGGCTGGATGTTAACCCTCGACTTTCCAAGCTTTTTCCCGGTCATGACATACTGTGACAACCGGGCGCTACGTGAAGAAATCTATACTGCATTTTCTACACGGGCTTCCGATCAGGGACCCAATGCCGGTGAGTTTGATAACAGTGAGAACATCAAACAGATTCTGAAGCTGCGTCATGAACTGGCTCAGTTGCTGGACTTCAGCGATTATGCAGAATACTCGCTGGCGACCAAAATGGCGGAAACGCCTGATCATGTGGTGTCGTTTCTTGAAGATCTCGCCAAGCGCAGCAAGCCTCAGGCCGAAAAAGAGCTGGCTGAACTGAAAGCCTTTGCCAAAGATGAATACGGTGCTGATGATCTTCAGGCATGGGACATTGGTTACTACGGAGAAAAGCTGCGTCAGAAGCGCTATGCCATTTCTCAGGAAGAGCTGCGCCCGTGGTTCCCTGCTGAAAAAAGCATTAACGGTATGTTTGCCGTGGTGGAAAAGCTGTTCGGCATTACCTTTGAAACCGCAACCGATGTGGATGTCTGGCATAAAGATGTTCGCTTTTACAACATCAAACGCAACGACACAGTGATTGGCCGTTTCTATCTGGACTTATACGCCCGTGAACACAAACGCGGCGGTGCCTGGATGGATGAGTGTCGTGTGCGTCGCAAGCTCAGCGCACAGAATAATGTGCAATTGCCAGTGGCTTACCTGACTTGTAACTTCACCCCGCCAGTGGGTGATAAGCCTGCGCTGCTGACTCACGATGAAGTGGTCACGCTGTTCCATGAGTTTGGTCATGGTTTGCATCATATGCTGACAAAGGTGGATTACTCTGCGGTGTCCGGTATCAATGGTGTCGCGTGGGATGCTGTGGAACTGCCGAGTCAGTTCATGGAAAACTGGTGCTGGGAAGAGGAAGGTCTGGCACTGATTTCCGGTCATCACGAGACCGGTGGACCGTTGCCCAAGGAAATGCTGGATAAGCTGCTGGCGGCGAAGAATTTCCAGTCTGCCATGATGATGGTTCGTCAGCTGGAGTTTTCCCTGTTTGATTTTAAACTGCACAAGAATTATGCAGAAAGCAAAGATGTTCAGGAAGTATTGAACGAGGTCAGACAGCAGGTGTCTGTTGTGATTCCTCCGGCCTTCAATCGTTTCCAGAACAGCTTCAGCCATATTTTTGCCGGTGGCTATGCTGCGGGTTACTACAGCTACAAGTGGGCTGAAGTGCTGTCTGCCGATGCGTTTTCCCGTTTTGAGGAAGAAGGCATCTTTAACAATGAAACCGGTGAGTCTTTCCTGAAAGAAATTCTGGAGAAAGGCGGTTCAGCGGAACCTATGGAATTGTTCGTCAACTTCCGTGGTCGTGAACCCAAGATTGACGCGTTGCTGCGTCACAGCGGTATTGCCTGATCAACCAGATACGGTTCCCGAAACGGGAACCGTTTTAGCGGTAGTTAACGATGACAATAAAAAGGTTTATAGCCGGTGCGGTATGCCCTTCCTGCGGCGTTCAGGATTCTGTCCGTGTCTTCCAGAAAAAAGGTCGGGATGTCCGCGAGTGTGTGGATTGCGGCTTTTCGGACGAGGTTCAGGAAAAGCCTGCACTGGTGGGAGAGCTTCCGGAAACCAGAATCTCCCACGGCGATGAAGACAAGCTTGAGAATGTAACTGAAGACCAGATTGTCCAGGTGGTTCGCATACTGGACAGCTAGTTTCCGGGCAAACCCTTTTATGGTCTGTTATCCCGATAATTACATTGGCTTTTCATGCAACGGCTGAGACATCAGGCTGCGGAAGTGAATTTAAGATCTATGCCCAGCTGGTGTGACATGCAATTCCATTTGGACCAGATGTTGACCCATTCCTCAGGGTCTCTGCAGTTGATTAACTGCTTGAATTTTTCAGGGCTGAAAACGGTTTTGGAACGCATCATGTGCTGCACAGTCTGTTCAACAATGGAGTCCAGCTCATTGCCGAATTCATCACCCAGAATGGCGTGAATAATCAGGTTCGGCCAGGTCATGTTCATGGGGATCAGTGTGCTGCCGGTTTTTATCAGCCAGGTGTCGTTAACTTCTTCAATCAGCCGGTGTGCAAAGTAGGATTTTTCCAGCAGCTCATACATATCAATATCTGATCGGGACTGGAGAACCGGAGCCATAAAATTTTCATCGATGATATCCAGAAAGGGATAGATGAACTCTTCAATATTCAGCTCTTCGGATGCTTTTTCCAGAGCCTTCAGAAAGTCTGGAACATGGTCTATGTATTCAGCGACGAACTTCAGCAACGTTTCGCAAGCATTTTCTTCTGGTAGCTCGATGGTGTGGTGCAGCTGGTTAAGCTGTTTTTCCACCAGGGAACTTAAATGCATGCTTTGTGCTTCGTGCGCTCTTGCGTGATCAATAAGATCAACGATCGCCTGCACGTCCATATGTGCCTCCATTGACAGTGGCGGATACTGACTAATGATGATGAGGTGTTTGTTCCATTCCAATGAACCATTGATTTCCTGAGTTTCGGTTGAGCGTTAAACTTCAGAAAAAGTCCAATTGGAACGAGACATAATTGACCATAGTGCCAGCTTTGGTACAAGTTATTTTAAATACCCCTTTTTCATAAAAATCACATCTTTTAGAATTAAATAAGAAATATAAAAAAGCCTTGATTTGCAGGCTATTTCGTGATCTTTCCAGTACTTGTGCAGTCAAAAAAATGACACACAAAATATGCCAGTGAAGCCCGCTGTTTCAACGTTTTATTGATGGTTGCCAGAACGATTTGTTCCTTCAGCAAAACATGAATGGGAAATCATTTAATTTCCAAAAAAAGGGGGAGTGGAATTGAAATCATTTTGCTGTGAGTGATTAAAACTACCTGTGTCGTTTGTTTTTGTGCTGGGTTTTTCTGCATAAATCTATTTTTTAACGTGTATTTTTTGGACAAAAAACACAAGAATAATTTCCTTTTTTTTATCCATGTTGTTTAATGAAGTTCTGGGACTATACTTCTTGGATCATTATTGTCAGATCCTTGGGGTATGTATTGCAGGGTGTTCCTGCGATTTGGGTTTAGCAAGCCGACGTGCAGATTTTATCTGTCCGGTCGGATACTCAGGCACAACATTCCGGCAGTGATCAGTTGCTGGCCGGTAAGCAGCTAACTAGGTGTAGTTAATTTGCAGTGTCCAGGTAGTGTGACTTTGTCTTCTATTTTTAGGCATGATGATAAATGGTCGCTCTTGCATAGAATTTTACCCTTTACCATGTTGATAGTGTTCTGCCAGATCATTCTCTGCTGAACAATAGTCTGCTGGTAGATGTTTGGGAAAGCTTTTTTCAGGCAAGATGCTGTACTGACCAGGGCAGGTCAACAGGACAATAATAAAACCAGCTTAATGACAGTAGTTCATTAGCCGGTTAACACCTCTGAATGCAGGGCTCTGGGTCTGCTCAATAATAATAAGAAGTTTCCGCCACCAATCTTTTAGACACAGGGCGGATCGTCAGGGGATGTAAGGGAATGATGCAGCAAATGCGAGCACTTTTTCTTCTTGCTACCGGTTTTCTTGGTAGCTTGTTGCCTGTGCGCCTGATGGCGGACTGGCAGGTCAATATGACTGAGGGGGTGACGGCTATCAGCCGTTCCATCTACGGTCTTCACATGACCATATTCATCATTTGCGTTGTTATCGGCGTGTTGGTGTTTGGTGTCATGTTCTATTCAATCATCATGCACCGGAAATCCCGTGGCGTTAAACCGCAGCACTTTCACGAAAGTACTTTGGTTGAAATTGCCTGGACCACTATTCCGTTTCTCATTCTGGTTGTCATGGCAATCCCTGCCACCAAAACCCTCATCGATATTTACAACACTGATGAAGCGGAAGTGGACATAAAAATCACCGGCTATCAGTGGAAATGGCAGTATGAATATCTTGGGGAAGGTGTTTCGTTCTTCAGTAATCTCTCCACACCTAAAGAACAGATTTATAATGTCCGCGACAAGCAGGATAACTACCTGCTGGAAGTCGATGAACCTTTAGTCCTGCCTGTCGGTAAAAAGATTCGTTTTCTGGTCACTGCTGCGGATGTTATCCACTCCTGGTGGGTGCCGGCTTTTGCGGTGAAACGCGATGCCATTCCCGGGTTTATTAACGAAGCCTGGACCAAGATTGAACGCCCCGGCATTTATCGCGGACAGTGTGCAGAACTGTGCGGCAAGGATCACGGCTTTATGCCAGTGGTGGTGGATGCCAGAACACCGGAAGACTTTGACCTTTGGCTGGCAGAGAAAAGGCAGGAAGCCGAACATATCAAGAAGTTAACGGATGAAGACTGGGACATGGACAAGTTAATGACGCTGGGCAAAACCACCTACGAAAAAATCTGTGCTGCCTGTCATCAGGTGGGTGGTGAAGGTATTCCGCCTCTGTTCCCTGCCCTGAAGGGATCAGAGATGGCAATTAAAACAGGCATGCTGAAAGACCATGTTGACATTGTCGTGAATGGTAAGAAAGGTACTGCCATGCAAGCATTTGCCAACCAGCTGAATGAAGCTGAGCTGGCGGCCGTGATCACTTATGAGCGCAACGCCTGGGGCAACAATACGGGTGAATTAGTCACTCCGAAACAGATTCTTGAATACAAGAAAACAGGAGAGCTGAAGCCTGACGACAGCGGTCAGCCTGCTGCAAACACCAAGCAAGCATCGCTGTGAGGACGCCACTATGACCGAACATACACTTGAACATCACGACGATCATCATCACGGCCCGGCCAAAGGGTTAATGCGCTGGGTTCTGACCACCAACCACAAAGACATTGGCACCATGTATTTGTGGTTCAGCTTCATTATGTTCCTGACCGGTGGTGCCATGGCCATGGTAATCCGGGCAGAGCTGTTTCAACCCGGCCTGCAGATTGTCGAGCCTGAATTCTTCAACCAGATGACCACCATGCACGGGCTGATTATGGTGTTTGGTGCGGTAATGCCTGCCTTTGTCGGGCTGGCAAACTGGATGATTCCCATGATGATTGGTGCGCCGGATATGGCACTGCCGAGAATGAACAACTGGAGCTTCTGGATTTTGCCGTTTGCTGCCCTGATGCTGGTCAGTACCCTGTTTATGGAAGGCGGCGGTCCTAACTTTGGCTGGACGTTCTATGCTCCGCTGTCAACGGACTATGCGCCGCCCTCCACCACCTACTTTATTTTTGCCATTCACATGCTGGGTATCTCGTCGATTATGGGGGCGATCAATATCATCGCCACCATTCTTAACCTTCGGGCACCGGGCATGACCATGATGAAAATGCCTTTGTTTGTCTGGACCTGGCTGATCACTGCGTATCTTCTGATTGCCGTAATGCCGGTACTGGCGGGTGCCGTGACCATGATGCTGATGGATATTCACTTCGGCACCAGCTTCTTTAACGCCGGTGGTGGCGGTGATCCGGTACTGTTCCAGCATATCTTCTGGTTCTTTGGACATCCTGAAGTGTACATCATGATACTGCCGTCATTCGGTATCGTGTCCGCCATCATTCCAACCTTTGCCCGCAAGCCGTTGTTTGGTTACACCTCTATGGTGTATGCCACCAGTAGTATTGCTTTTCTGTCGTTCATTGTCTGGGCGCATCACATGTTTACAGTAGGTATTCCGCTAGTGGGTGAACTGTTCTTTATGTATGCCACCATGCTGATCGCTGTGCCGACGGGTGTGAAAGTATTCAACTGGGTCACTACCATGTTCCGTGGTGCCATGACTTTTGAAACACCCATGCTGTTTGCCATTGCCTTTGTGGTGCTGTTTACCATTGGCGGTTTCTCAGGTTTGATGCTGGCGATTGCACCGGCGGATTTCCAGTACCACGACACGTACTTTGTGGTGGCTCATTTCCATTATGTGCTGGTGCCGGGTGCTATCTTTGCCATCTTCGCCGCTGCCTATTACTGGCTGCCCAAGTGGACCGGTCATATGTATGACGAAACTTTGGGTAAAACACACTTCTG
Above is a window of Endozoicomonas montiporae CL-33 DNA encoding:
- the prlC gene encoding oligopeptidase A, which codes for MNNPLLQPSELPPFSKINPEHVQPAVETIIKESEQAIESLLSKTAHFSWQSLQEPMDDLGDRLSQAWSPVGHMNAVVNSDELRDAYNACLPILSEFSTRLGQNQGLYEAYRDIAGSEEFAQLDKAQQKVINDNLRDFKLAGVALPEDKKARYGEIKKTLSELTSKFSDNVLDATMAWSKLVTDENELKGLPESALAGARQLAEAKGHDQGWMLTLDFPSFFPVMTYCDNRALREEIYTAFSTRASDQGPNAGEFDNSENIKQILKLRHELAQLLDFSDYAEYSLATKMAETPDHVVSFLEDLAKRSKPQAEKELAELKAFAKDEYGADDLQAWDIGYYGEKLRQKRYAISQEELRPWFPAEKSINGMFAVVEKLFGITFETATDVDVWHKDVRFYNIKRNDTVIGRFYLDLYAREHKRGGAWMDECRVRRKLSAQNNVQLPVAYLTCNFTPPVGDKPALLTHDEVVTLFHEFGHGLHHMLTKVDYSAVSGINGVAWDAVELPSQFMENWCWEEEGLALISGHHETGGPLPKEMLDKLLAAKNFQSAMMMVRQLEFSLFDFKLHKNYAESKDVQEVLNEVRQQVSVVIPPAFNRFQNSFSHIFAGGYAAGYYSYKWAEVLSADAFSRFEEEGIFNNETGESFLKEILEKGGSAEPMELFVNFRGREPKIDALLRHSGIA
- the coxB gene encoding cytochrome c oxidase subunit II → MMQQMRALFLLATGFLGSLLPVRLMADWQVNMTEGVTAISRSIYGLHMTIFIICVVIGVLVFGVMFYSIIMHRKSRGVKPQHFHESTLVEIAWTTIPFLILVVMAIPATKTLIDIYNTDEAEVDIKITGYQWKWQYEYLGEGVSFFSNLSTPKEQIYNVRDKQDNYLLEVDEPLVLPVGKKIRFLVTAADVIHSWWVPAFAVKRDAIPGFINEAWTKIERPGIYRGQCAELCGKDHGFMPVVVDARTPEDFDLWLAEKRQEAEHIKKLTDEDWDMDKLMTLGKTTYEKICAACHQVGGEGIPPLFPALKGSEMAIKTGMLKDHVDIVVNGKKGTAMQAFANQLNEAELAAVITYERNAWGNNTGELVTPKQILEYKKTGELKPDDSGQPAANTKQASL
- the ctaD gene encoding cytochrome c oxidase subunit I: MTEHTLEHHDDHHHGPAKGLMRWVLTTNHKDIGTMYLWFSFIMFLTGGAMAMVIRAELFQPGLQIVEPEFFNQMTTMHGLIMVFGAVMPAFVGLANWMIPMMIGAPDMALPRMNNWSFWILPFAALMLVSTLFMEGGGPNFGWTFYAPLSTDYAPPSTTYFIFAIHMLGISSIMGAINIIATILNLRAPGMTMMKMPLFVWTWLITAYLLIAVMPVLAGAVTMMLMDIHFGTSFFNAGGGGDPVLFQHIFWFFGHPEVYIMILPSFGIVSAIIPTFARKPLFGYTSMVYATSSIAFLSFIVWAHHMFTVGIPLVGELFFMYATMLIAVPTGVKVFNWVTTMFRGAMTFETPMLFAIAFVVLFTIGGFSGLMLAIAPADFQYHDTYFVVAHFHYVLVPGAIFAIFAAAYYWLPKWTGHMYDETLGKTHFWLSFIGMNLTFFPMHFIGLAGMPRRIPDYALQFADFNQIASVGGFLFGTTQLLFLFIVIKCIRGGKQATDEVWENAEGLEWSLPSPAPYHTFTTPPDVK
- a CDS encoding IS1 family transposase (programmed frameshift); its protein translation is MCLTQVLCTTCGSNQVRPFGYSTHDVPRYYCCNDKCEIKTFMLEYRYKACEPGVKEKIIDMAINGSGIRDTSKVLGISKTTVIKTLKKKKSGLVKVNPNIQTIDLKSDAIIHVGLVCQEAELDEQWSYVHDKSNQRWLWYAVDHATNTVLAYVFGKRKDEVFKELKTLLKPFGINKFYTDDWGAYERHLDENMHIIGKANTQKIERKNLNFRTWIKRLARKTICFSKLEKMHDIVIGLLINKVEFGVNIHAI
- a CDS encoding PDDEXK nuclease domain-containing protein, whose amino-acid sequence is MTNQPPTQHCERSELLQAIRDVLNQSRAQLQKTINHTMVQAYWNVGRLIVEEEQNGAERASYGKKQMESLSRQLTSEFGRGFDVRNLRNMRAFYLTFPKRNALRTELSWTHYRRLIRIDNAQAREWYMQEAIEQNWSARALDRQVGKLYYERLLATQNNQQDIRPVQDEALEKTSALATPPQDYLRDPYVLDFLNLPCGPILESKLEQALIDNLQTFLLELGKGFAFVERQQRISTEDQDFYIDLVFYHFKLKCFMLIDLKIGKLCHQDVGQMDTYVRIYDQHRKDRDDNPTVGLILCSEKSEAVAKYSILTDSKQLFASKYLTYLPSEKELQEQLQRERLIWLREESKEEE
- a CDS encoding gamma carbonic anhydrase family protein, with amino-acid sequence MNTAIRTFRGKTPVIGKKVFIDPTAVVIGDVVIGKDSSIWPMTVVRGDMNSIRIGERTSIQDGSILHITHASDYNPKGHALSIGSDVTVGHSATLHGCTIHDRVLIGIGAIVMDGAVVEEEVIVAAGCLVPPGKRLQKGFLYKGNPAKMVRPLTDQEVSFFSYSAANYVKLKDEYII
- a CDS encoding YheV family putative zinc ribbon protein encodes the protein MTIKRFIAGAVCPSCGVQDSVRVFQKKGRDVRECVDCGFSDEVQEKPALVGELPETRISHGDEDKLENVTEDQIVQVVRILDS
- a CDS encoding YhgN family NAAT transporter, which codes for MDIFSTAVLLFLIMDPLGNMPIFISALKHVPEERRTKVLVRELLIALVILIIFLFIGDNMLSLLSLEQEAVSIAGGIILFLIALKMIFPPARGGGIMGDTPDGEPFIVPMATPLIAGPSILATLILLGNQNPGEEVALITAVFAAWLVSAAILVCSNRIMKLLGNRGVFAIERLMGMILIMLSVQMLINGISSYIA